taaatatgaaagttcttCTCATCTACTAATTCAAAACACTTTCGACCATTAACCCCATGGCTTCCTCTGATCAAGAGATCGCCTCAGAGCTTCTTCCCCTCCTTCGCGTTTATAAAAACGGTCGTGTCGAGCGCTTAATCCAATCCGAAATAGTCCCACCGTCACTGAAAGACGCAAAAACTGGTGTTTCCTCCAAAGACATCACAATCTCTACCAACCCATCCATTTCTGCTAGAATCTACATTCCCAGTAGTAAACTCACAACTACTGAAAAGCTTCCTCTTCTCATTTACTTCCATGGTGGAGGTTTCTGCATTGAATCTGCCTTCTCCCTTTTTCAGCAGCGTTACTTAAATGCCATAGTTTCTCAAGCTAATGTAGTTGCTGTTTCAGTTGATTACAGGTTAGCACCTGAACACCCACTTCCTGTTGCTTATGAAGATTGTTGGACTTCTTTCCAATGGGTACTTTCTCATACTGATGAACAACCACAGCAACACAGTATTACCCACGGTTTTGACGTGGAACCGTGGCTGAAAACCAACGTTAATTTCGATAGGGTATTTTTGGGTGGTGACAGTGCTGGCGCAAACATTGCTCACAACATAGCTATGAGAGCTGGTGCAAATGGATGTAGTGTCATTCGAGGTATGTTTTTAGTTCACCCATATTTTTGGGGGTCTGAACCGATTGGATCGGAAACAGATATGGATGAAGGTTTTAAGGGGATGGTAGAGAAGATATGGTTATTTGTTAATCCTTCGGCTAAGGATGGCCTTGATGATCCGATGTTTAACCCGTTCGCGAACGGTGCACCGAGTTTGTCAGGCCTGGGATGTAAACGAGTGTTGGTCTGTGTTGCTGAAAATGATGTATTGAAAGAGAGAGGTAAGTTTTATTGCGAGGAATTGAAGAAGAATGGATGGGAAGGTGAGGATGTCAAGTTGTTCGAGAGTAATGAAGAGGGGCATGCTTTTCATGTGTTTTCTCCTGATACTCGGAATGCTCAACTACTGTTCAAATGTTTGGCTTCATTTCTTAGCAAGTAGATTAAGCTCTTCGTTAAGTTTACTCAATAAATGAAGCATTTTAAGCATTAAACATACACATTCATGATTCAACCCTCAAATTGTTAAGCATTACCCTGAATCATGAGCTACTAGAATGAACAAAGAAAAGGCTCAAATTGTAAATCAGTACTATACAGTTGTGTTGCCGCAAACCGGCCATTTCAAAAACCCAAACAAGAATTCCTCATGAGGAGAGTCCACCGAAAAACATCAAGAAACCCCCAGAAATTTCAGAAACCCCAAATCCTGATAATCCTTCCAGCTTCAGAAAAAAAGCATCAACAACGACATACTGAATTTGCTTAATACTAAAGATCCCCAGCGTTCCAGTTACTCCTCCCAACCCACTGATCTTTGCCAACACCAACAAAACCAAGAAAATGCCTTGCTATATTCTCCATAGCAGATCTCATATCAAGAAATCATGAACAACAAAAAATCCAATGTAAATCAATATGCCGCAAACCCCCCATTCGGAAATACATCAAAAACCGAAATAAGAATTCAACTAAAAAAATCAGTAAACCCCCCAAAAGTTATGAACCTGCCAAATATTGATGGTGAATCCATTGGTGTATGATTTCTGGTCTTGACGTTGCTGTTGTTTACATCTGGTTCTTGATCATTCTTTgcttcataaattagtaatattcCTTTCCATGCATATTTCTTGAAAATCTTGGGCTTCTCTGAGAATCAGATTTTTCTCCCAATTTCCCCCTTCTATCTTCTTTGTTCTTGCGCCTAAGCAAGACGCGAAAATCGGCCATAAAACTGtagttac
This genomic interval from Papaver somniferum cultivar HN1 unplaced genomic scaffold, ASM357369v1 unplaced-scaffold_154, whole genome shotgun sequence contains the following:
- the LOC113336953 gene encoding 2-hydroxyisoflavanone dehydratase-like; protein product: MASSDQEIASELLPLLRVYKNGRVERLIQSEIVPPSLKDAKTGVSSKDITISTNPSISARIYIPSSKLTTTEKLPLLIYFHGGGFCIESAFSLFQQRYLNAIVSQANVVAVSVDYRLAPEHPLPVAYEDCWTSFQWVLSHTDEQPQQHSITHGFDVEPWLKTNVNFDRVFLGGDSAGANIAHNIAMRAGANGCSVIRGMFLVHPYFWGSEPIGSETDMDEGFKGMVEKIWLFVNPSAKDGLDDPMFNPFANGAPSLSGLGCKRVLVCVAENDVLKERGKFYCEELKKNGWEGEDVKLFESNEEGHAFHVFSPDTRNAQLLFKCLASFLSK